Proteins encoded within one genomic window of Natranaerobius trueperi:
- a CDS encoding leucine-rich repeat domain-containing protein: MSGKRLIYLLLIICLSVSVAFMIGCAPEEKVEDEQGIGDDLNEYKVEVQADLEDAGEIIGEGTYERGEDVNLKVEPKEGFEFVSWEKNGDEIKEKSFEFKIEEDTEVVANFREILVPDDNLKEGIRDELGIEGKLTKEDLKDLKTLRARNENITSLEGLQYAKNLETLYISANEVSDLTPLKELEELKELNIRNNEVTDISPLKGKDKLKELDVVYNNISNYSPLISMNELKLTISFEQLPDDLSVFNKINKLVTFVDDPEDIYSLKPLDDIELGITLRGGRDDEELNDISPLAEINNIVELRIYLNMMGTSDSIEDFTPISKLEDLKELKIAGYKIEDIDFLSNLENLQNLQLIKTDTKNIEALADLENLEELQLYKNEISDLSPLKDLNNLKILRAEHIPASDVSPLSSLDNLEELNLRQTKVQDVSPLKDLTQLKILNLDMFAEPAPSRLPDGYTVGDISPLLSMENLENLYLRNKLEENSGAKKIIKELEGRNVDVEYSYYEQPGHFKEMENQDQ; encoded by the coding sequence TTGTCAGGAAAAAGATTGATTTATTTATTATTGATTATATGCTTATCTGTTTCAGTAGCTTTTATGATAGGTTGTGCTCCAGAGGAAAAAGTAGAGGATGAACAGGGTATAGGAGATGACCTAAATGAATACAAAGTAGAGGTACAAGCTGATCTTGAAGATGCTGGTGAAATAATTGGAGAAGGTACTTATGAAAGAGGTGAAGATGTGAATTTAAAAGTAGAACCTAAAGAAGGTTTTGAATTTGTATCTTGGGAAAAAAATGGAGATGAGATAAAAGAAAAATCTTTTGAATTTAAAATTGAGGAAGATACAGAGGTTGTTGCTAATTTCCGTGAAATTTTAGTACCAGACGATAATTTGAAAGAAGGAATCCGTGATGAATTGGGAATAGAAGGAAAGCTTACAAAAGAAGATTTAAAGGATTTGAAAACCCTTAGAGCTAGAAACGAAAATATTACAAGTTTAGAAGGCTTGCAGTATGCAAAAAACTTAGAAACACTTTATATAAGTGCAAATGAAGTCAGCGATCTAACTCCTTTAAAGGAGTTAGAAGAATTAAAAGAACTTAATATAAGGAATAACGAAGTTACTGACATATCGCCCCTAAAAGGAAAGGATAAACTAAAAGAATTGGATGTAGTATACAATAATATTTCAAATTACTCTCCTTTGATATCAATGAATGAGTTGAAACTGACCATATCCTTTGAACAACTACCAGATGATTTGTCAGTTTTTAATAAAATTAATAAGTTGGTTACTTTTGTTGATGACCCCGAAGATATTTATTCACTTAAACCATTAGATGATATAGAACTAGGCATAACTTTAAGGGGTGGTAGGGATGATGAAGAATTAAATGATATTTCACCATTGGCGGAAATAAATAATATAGTAGAACTTCGTATTTATCTGAATATGATGGGTACTTCTGATAGCATTGAAGATTTTACACCAATTTCAAAATTGGAAGACCTGAAAGAATTAAAAATAGCAGGTTACAAAATTGAAGATATTGACTTTTTATCAAACCTAGAAAATTTACAAAATCTTCAATTAATAAAAACTGATACCAAAAATATAGAAGCATTAGCTGATTTAGAGAATTTAGAAGAGCTTCAATTGTATAAAAATGAAATCAGCGATTTATCCCCATTGAAAGACCTTAATAACTTGAAAATACTCCGTGCTGAACATATTCCTGCTAGCGATGTTTCTCCTCTTTCATCTTTAGATAACCTGGAAGAACTTAATTTAAGGCAAACTAAAGTGCAGGATGTTTCACCTTTAAAAGATCTGACTCAGCTTAAAATTTTAAATCTTGATATGTTTGCAGAACCTGCTCCATCTCGTTTGCCGGATGGATATACAGTTGGCGATATTTCACCTTTATTAAGCATGGAAAACCTGGAGAATCTGTATCTCAGAAACAAACTTGAAGAAAATAGTGGAGCAAAAAAGATAATAAAAGAACTAGAAGGAAGAAATGTAGATGTAGAATATTCGTATTATGAACAACCAGGTCACTTTAAAGAAATGGAAAATCAAGATCAATGA